A single Lolium perenne isolate Kyuss_39 chromosome 6, Kyuss_2.0, whole genome shotgun sequence DNA region contains:
- the LOC127307614 gene encoding uncharacterized protein produces MADPPSAATTASQQPDQFAASILNQHQQNPSRQFSPQIPLSPAVSDPASAAAGGRSMDLQPRLQAPSPPQAAEGFGAMHRSGPASRAPAVGQPPRYAAAGATYGAQVSFPAGVAQAMLGAQGQPRTLQGQDNRARYGLQFQPPMMAQPGQRGVVQGTQFSAATAQSMGGIAGMNQMRANPYSAQAQQRFAQMRPQQLPAGSSQNGAMVQMLPTQQAQSSMASPLSPHQIQQRFAQQVRPQQLPPAGSSQNGPMVQMSPTQQMQSAMASPLPPNQLQRDQMMQLVQQLQQRGLNRQQIAQALQRLPHLNAQHLNQQQRQQQQQQPSPRMPAPASQPMTHSSGGTMAAGAANALHRGPPGGGGNVSQLLGKRKVQDLVAQVDPLCEVDPEVEDLILEIADDFISSAVAFACRLAKHRKSSVVEAKDVLLHLQKNCHLSVPGFSQERK; encoded by the coding sequence ATGGCCGATCCGCCGTCCGCAGCCACCACCGCGTCGCAGCAGCCCGACCAGTTCGCCGCCTCTATCCTCAACCAGCACCAGCAGAACCCCAGCCGCCAATTCTCCCCCCAAATCCCCCTGTCCCCTGCCGTATCCGACCCGGCGTCGGCTGCTGCGGGGGGCAGATCCATGGACCTCCAGCCGCGGTTGCAGGCGCCTTCTCCCCCGCAGGCGGCGGAAGGCTTCGGCGCGATGCACCGCTCGGGCCCGGCCTCCCGCGCCCCTGCCGTCGGCCAGCCTCCACGGTACGCGGCAGCCGGCGCGACGTACGGCGCGCAGGTGAGCTTCCCGGCCGGCGTAGCGCAGGCCATGCTTGGCGCGCAGGGGCAGCCGCGGACGCTGCAAGGGCAGGACAACAGGGCGCGGTACGGGCTCCAGTTCCAGCCACCGATGATGGCGCAGCCAGGGCAGAGGGGCGTAGTACAAGGCACACAATTCAGTGCTGCCACTGCACAATCCATGGGAGGTATTGCCGGGATGAACCAGATGAGGGCTAACCCGTACAGCGCTCAAGCTCAACAGCGTTTCGCCCAAATGAGGCCGCAGCAGCTACCTGCAGGATCATCACAAAATGGAGCTATGGTGCAGATGCTGCCAACGCAGCAGGCGCAATCGTCGATGGCCTCGCCTCTTTCTCCGCATCAAATTCAACAACGTTTTGCGCAGCAAGTGAGGCCACAGCAGCTACCACCTGCAGGATCATCACAAAATGGACCCATGGTGCAAATGTCGCCGACACAGCAGATGCAATCAGCGATGGCCTCACCTCTTCCTCCGAATCAACTTCAGCGAGATCAGATGATGCAACTGGTACAACAACTTCAGCAGAGGGGACTGAATAGGCAGCAGATTGCCCAGGCGCTGCAACGGCTTCCCCACCTGAATGCCCAACACCTGAACCAGCAGCAGCGGCAGCAACAGCAACAGCAACCATCTCCAAGGATGCCAGCACCTGCCTCCCAGCCGATGACACATTCGTCAGGCGGAACCATGGCCGCTGGTGCGGCAAATGCTCTCCATAGAGGACCACCTGGAGGTGGAGGAAATGTCAGCCAGCTTCTTGGGAAAAGAAAGGTACAGGATTTGGTTGCGCAGGTGGATCCGCTCTGCGAGGTCGATCCGGAGGTGGAGGAtctgattctggagatcgccgacGACTTCATTAGCTCGGCGGTCGCGTTCGCGTGCAGGCTCGCAAAGCACAGGAAATCGTCGGTCGTGGAAGCTAAGGATGTGCTGCTGCACCTCCAGAAGAATTGTCACCTGTCTGTTCCTGGTTTCTCACAGGAGAGGAAGTGA